A stretch of Heliomicrobium undosum DNA encodes these proteins:
- a CDS encoding PilN domain-containing protein has translation MQSINLLPLELRPKKLDKRSLFVRSGVTLGVLACLVGYGSFLVKIYMSQKEGERIEAEMAALQPELQRVEAIEKEISDNRKKAEILEQLRGARIPWSQVFSDVKTVTPEALWLATVTLNTYDADKTVLEIEGETTAFEQVGVFILKLRSLPYFSSVELVDARDKDVNFRWVTRFKVHASLAPIPQGLQVVPKDGKDEAKKNSSARGGEGR, from the coding sequence GTGCAGTCGATAAACTTACTCCCGCTCGAATTGCGCCCTAAAAAACTGGACAAGCGCTCCTTATTCGTTCGCAGTGGTGTCACCTTGGGCGTTCTCGCTTGCTTAGTCGGTTACGGTTCTTTCCTGGTGAAGATTTACATGTCTCAAAAAGAAGGCGAACGCATCGAGGCGGAGATGGCCGCCCTTCAGCCTGAACTCCAACGGGTCGAGGCCATCGAAAAAGAGATCAGCGACAACCGGAAGAAGGCTGAAATCTTAGAGCAGTTGCGCGGCGCCCGTATCCCCTGGTCACAGGTATTCAGCGATGTGAAGACGGTGACGCCCGAAGCGCTTTGGTTGGCGACTGTGACGTTAAATACATATGATGCGGACAAGACGGTGCTTGAGATTGAGGGGGAAACGACGGCTTTTGAGCAGGTCGGCGTCTTTATCCTGAAACTGCGCAGCCTGCCTTATTTTTCGAGTGTCGAACTGGTAGATGCCCGTGACAAGGACGTTAATTTCCGTTGGGTGACCCGTTTCAAGGTTCATGCGTCGTTGGCGCCGATTCCGCAGGGACTTCAGGTTGTCCCCAAAGATGGGAAGGACGAAGCCAAGAAAAACAGCTCGGCCCGAGGGGGTGAAGGGCGATGA
- the pilO gene encoding type 4a pilus biogenesis protein PilO translates to MKMGKFQFPSFKNLFPPSWFQINLGESNWWSVRTRREKVLLAILAASVSITSLYILVLEGQMDQFAVLSNEIPLSKQKLDSAKRRIERLPQIEQELVNSRTRYNHQFHAYPSELTTGEMALLVGEAAKASNVTIKYFVPLPKLDRPDREGKLISEIPVNMVVEGAFDALVDFSSRVETLRGGALVRNFAITWENREKEKENQSKAKGNDAKKDSVNVLLELIDVVITTFSKSPSGEVNVQQKSVGNVTIRLPRAEAPADPNVKPKTTMLNAAFTVSFFEVGAGGNSDTINLEQYPLGRQNPFEPRVWDDTNPWLREVGQLPDSVLKNGGTSQGIPWSPPSNVAPGAAPTLPGASGLPTIPVLPGIPSIPGLPSLPGLTPNPSADPMAPSIPTIPRLPSIPPKAGDSART, encoded by the coding sequence ATGAAAATGGGCAAGTTCCAGTTTCCGTCATTCAAGAACCTCTTCCCGCCGTCCTGGTTCCAAATAAATCTGGGAGAATCGAACTGGTGGTCAGTGCGGACGAGACGCGAAAAGGTGCTGCTGGCCATATTAGCCGCCTCCGTATCCATTACCAGCCTATACATACTGGTGCTTGAGGGGCAAATGGACCAGTTTGCCGTCCTCTCGAACGAAATCCCCCTATCGAAGCAGAAGTTGGATTCAGCGAAGCGGCGGATCGAGCGTCTCCCACAGATTGAACAAGAGTTGGTCAATAGCCGGACGAGGTACAATCATCAGTTTCACGCCTACCCTTCTGAACTGACGACTGGAGAGATGGCCCTGCTGGTGGGTGAGGCTGCCAAAGCCTCGAATGTGACCATCAAGTACTTTGTTCCGCTGCCCAAATTGGATCGTCCGGACAGAGAGGGCAAATTGATTTCGGAAATCCCAGTGAACATGGTCGTGGAAGGCGCCTTTGACGCTTTGGTGGACTTCTCATCTCGGGTGGAGACGTTGCGCGGCGGCGCATTGGTCAGGAATTTTGCGATTACCTGGGAAAACCGGGAGAAAGAAAAAGAGAACCAAAGCAAAGCCAAGGGAAATGACGCCAAAAAAGACTCTGTCAATGTGCTCCTCGAACTGATCGATGTGGTCATCACCACGTTTTCGAAATCTCCCTCCGGTGAGGTCAATGTCCAGCAAAAAAGTGTGGGCAATGTGACAATCCGGCTTCCGCGGGCCGAGGCTCCCGCTGACCCGAATGTAAAGCCGAAAACGACCATGTTGAATGCGGCTTTTACGGTCTCCTTTTTCGAAGTCGGGGCCGGCGGAAACTCCGACACTATCAATCTGGAACAGTACCCCCTTGGCCGACAGAATCCTTTCGAACCCCGTGTTTGGGATGACACCAACCCATGGTTGCGTGAGGTGGGGCAACTTCCCGACTCTGTATTGAAAAACGGCGGAACCTCACAGGGAATACCGTGGAGTCCCCCCTCGAATGTTGCTCCGGGCGCCGCCCCGACTCTCCCGGGCGCTTCCGGCTTACCGACCATTCCCGTCCTCCCCGGTATTCCCAGCATCCCTGGGTTGCCCTCTTTGCCGGGCCTTACCCCCAACCCATCGGCAGACCCTATGGCGCCCTCCATACCGACGATTCCCAGACTTCCATCCATACCGCCGAAAGCGGGGGACAGCGCACGCACCTAA
- a CDS encoding type II secretion system F family protein, which produces MATYRYRARDSRGTVREGAIQEESAKSVALMLREQGLFVIEVREDKEGTVKGEAASASSGVSFSLFRRKVPAKDLAVFCRQLSTLVNAGVPIHSALSILIQQSEHPKLRQALIAIAGDLQRGYNLSQAVGFHPDVFPEMFVHMIEAGELGGVLEEVLQRLATHFEKDSETRSKVKSALTYPAVVFFIGIMAVAFILGFVIPRFTSVLGNLGAELPALTKTVLDLSEWVKSYWWTALLGVLALYLFFRELLKTPHIRLLADGYTLKVPVFGDMLLKVSVSRFCRTLGTLIRSGVPMMQALEVVEKTAGNLAVSKGVMNTRDSIRKGQGLAEPLRKTGIFPPMVVQMIAVGEETGALDVMLEKVSDYYEMEVNGIVGRLSSIIEPIMLVILGGMVAVLVIAMLLPIFEVISSVGAK; this is translated from the coding sequence ATGGCAACATACCGTTATCGAGCACGTGATAGCCGGGGGACGGTGCGGGAGGGCGCGATTCAGGAAGAATCAGCAAAGTCGGTCGCCTTGATGCTGCGTGAACAGGGTCTTTTTGTAATTGAGGTGCGAGAAGACAAGGAAGGAACAGTCAAAGGAGAGGCGGCAAGCGCTTCTTCCGGGGTTTCTTTTTCTCTGTTTCGCCGCAAGGTGCCTGCGAAGGATCTGGCTGTCTTTTGCCGGCAACTCTCTACCTTGGTAAATGCTGGTGTTCCCATTCACAGCGCCCTGTCGATCCTGATCCAGCAATCGGAGCACCCGAAATTGCGTCAAGCCTTGATCGCTATCGCCGGAGATTTGCAGCGCGGATACAACCTCTCTCAGGCAGTAGGTTTCCATCCTGATGTTTTTCCCGAGATGTTCGTGCACATGATCGAGGCCGGCGAACTTGGAGGCGTTCTCGAAGAGGTGCTGCAGCGTCTGGCCACCCATTTTGAAAAGGATAGTGAAACAAGAAGCAAAGTCAAATCGGCGCTCACCTATCCTGCGGTCGTCTTCTTTATCGGGATTATGGCCGTCGCTTTTATTCTCGGTTTTGTCATCCCCCGTTTCACCAGTGTGCTGGGCAACCTCGGCGCTGAGCTGCCAGCGCTGACCAAAACGGTGCTTGATCTCTCTGAATGGGTGAAAAGTTACTGGTGGACTGCCCTGTTGGGCGTCCTGGCGCTTTACCTGTTTTTTCGCGAATTGCTCAAAACGCCGCACATCCGGTTGTTGGCCGATGGGTATACACTCAAGGTTCCCGTATTTGGCGATATGCTGCTCAAGGTGTCCGTCTCTCGCTTTTGCCGCACCTTGGGCACGCTGATTCGCAGCGGCGTTCCGATGATGCAGGCGCTGGAAGTCGTCGAAAAGACCGCCGGCAATCTGGCGGTATCCAAGGGGGTGATGAATACCCGGGATAGCATTCGCAAAGGGCAGGGCCTGGCAGAGCCGCTGCGCAAGACAGGGATCTTCCCGCCGATGGTGGTACAGATGATAGCGGTTGGAGAAGAAACGGGCGCATTGGATGTCATGTTAGAAAAAGTCTCCGACTACTACGAGATGGAGGTCAATGGGATTGTCGGCCGGCTTTCCAGTATCATTGAACCTATCATGCTGGTCATTCTGGGCGGGATGGTCGCGGTGCTGGTCATTGCCATGTTGCTGCCGATTTTCGAGGTGATCAGCAGCGTCGGCGCCAAATAA
- a CDS encoding prepilin peptidase yields METILPLWWVFLSGAIMGSFLNVCIYRIPRGESIVFPGSHCVSCGRPLPPAELIPIASYVIQQGKCRGCGEAVSIQYPLVEALTGAIFAGLYAFYGGISSDWAAAAAMAAFLIVIAIIDLHHKIIPNAVLLVALLPIAVWLGWKVHGANGDVSIILNSLLGAGFGAALLFAVFWFSNGGLGLGDVKFAFVFGLMLGWPGALWAMTLAALIGSVVGIAGMVAGKWTRKTEVPFGPFLAIGYFAVYLILGSRLGDILYSFLFLQ; encoded by the coding sequence ATGGAGACGATTCTTCCCTTATGGTGGGTCTTTCTCAGCGGGGCGATCATGGGCTCCTTCCTGAATGTCTGCATCTATCGCATTCCGCGGGGCGAGTCAATCGTCTTTCCCGGTTCCCATTGTGTATCGTGCGGGCGGCCTTTGCCGCCCGCCGAACTCATTCCCATTGCCAGTTACGTGATACAGCAAGGCAAATGCCGCGGCTGTGGTGAAGCCGTATCGATTCAGTATCCCCTTGTTGAGGCGTTGACCGGCGCCATCTTCGCGGGGCTTTACGCTTTTTACGGCGGCATATCTTCTGACTGGGCGGCTGCCGCCGCAATGGCCGCCTTTCTCATCGTCATCGCCATTATCGATTTGCATCATAAAATCATCCCAAACGCCGTGTTGCTGGTTGCCTTATTGCCCATCGCAGTCTGGCTGGGTTGGAAGGTTCATGGGGCAAACGGCGATGTTTCCATCATCTTGAACAGTCTGCTGGGCGCCGGTTTCGGTGCAGCGCTCCTTTTCGCTGTTTTTTGGTTTAGCAACGGTGGATTAGGGCTGGGCGATGTAAAGTTTGCCTTTGTTTTCGGATTGATGCTCGGCTGGCCCGGCGCGCTCTGGGCAATGACCCTCGCCGCGCTGATCGGCAGCGTCGTTGGCATCGCCGGCATGGTTGCAGGGAAATGGACACGAAAAACGGAGGTGCCTTTCGGTCCATTTTTGGCGATTGGTTATTTTGCCGTATATCTTATCTTGGGCAGCCGGCTGGGCGATATCCTCTACTCATTCTTGTTCTTGCAATAG
- the pilM gene encoding type IV pilus assembly protein PilM, whose product MKKLFGPINTLGIEIAGTAVRMVEVSRRKQRLEILTAVKQPFSPPVGEAYTDAYYDALEATIEKCLSSVRKKVKRAVLAFPSRNLISRQIRMPHMPEEELRASLRWELEKYVPLSADDYVYDYLHQGFIDVEGDRMAQLLLVAIPREEVVRHFECLKGAGLTVTAVETSSFALNRLLNVVRENDLRTYGCLDMGNDRSTFTVFREGKVQFIRFIQLGAARLEESLGQTFPVETFQLRQMIAEAAVTAEARETDESDGVTVNSQAVQMQFLLQSFFSDLLVEVRRSLDFYNLQYRDSSFSHLVLCGGLSRLRGIDAYFTQEFKLPVSVVDMQTSLVAQIKPDCLELLTPDMAVVTGLALRSDD is encoded by the coding sequence GTGAAGAAGTTGTTTGGACCGATCAACACCCTTGGCATCGAGATAGCCGGCACTGCGGTGCGGATGGTCGAGGTATCCCGGCGCAAGCAGCGTCTTGAAATCCTGACCGCGGTAAAACAACCTTTTTCACCGCCGGTGGGAGAAGCCTACACGGATGCCTACTACGATGCGCTGGAGGCGACTATCGAGAAATGCCTGTCCAGTGTGCGAAAAAAAGTGAAGCGCGCGGTCCTGGCCTTTCCGTCTCGCAACCTGATTTCCCGCCAAATCCGCATGCCCCATATGCCGGAAGAGGAACTGCGAGCTTCGCTTCGCTGGGAATTGGAGAAGTATGTGCCTCTATCGGCTGATGACTATGTCTACGATTATTTGCATCAAGGCTTCATCGATGTGGAAGGCGATCGAATGGCCCAACTGCTGCTCGTGGCGATTCCAAGGGAGGAGGTCGTCCGGCACTTTGAATGCCTCAAAGGGGCCGGACTGACGGTTACCGCCGTGGAAACATCCTCCTTCGCGCTGAATCGGCTCCTGAATGTGGTGCGCGAAAATGACCTCCGGACATATGGTTGCCTGGATATGGGCAATGATCGTTCCACATTCACAGTGTTTCGGGAAGGAAAAGTTCAGTTCATCCGCTTTATCCAGTTGGGCGCGGCTCGGTTGGAGGAGAGCTTGGGCCAGACCTTCCCTGTTGAAACATTTCAACTGCGGCAGATGATTGCGGAGGCCGCGGTCACTGCGGAAGCGAGGGAGACGGACGAATCAGACGGCGTAACGGTTAATTCCCAGGCCGTCCAGATGCAGTTTCTCCTGCAGTCCTTCTTTTCCGATCTGCTCGTGGAAGTCCGCAGATCGCTTGATTTTTACAACCTTCAATACCGGGACAGCAGTTTCTCCCATCTCGTGCTCTGCGGCGGCCTCTCCCGGCTGCGGGGGATTGATGCCTATTTTACACAGGAGTTCAAGTTGCCCGTCTCTGTCGTCGACATGCAGACGAGCCTGGTCGCCCAGATCAAACCCGACTGTCTTGAGCTTTTGACACCCGATATGGCCGTCGTTACAGGGTTAGCGCTGCGAAGCGACGACTAA
- a CDS encoding type II secretion system protein: protein MLEFWQKRMAKAREQKGFSLIELMIVVAIIGVLFAVLVPRLGNSSDRARVAGVRNDFKAFETAIRSYYIEHAAMPSDTDISTNNVLETGRYLDNEIDETNDPWGHVYTYAYTATTTADATVTPNLPAGTRAATIGCAGPANTAGTYRMIIWVDTANNNTLVTSTAGF, encoded by the coding sequence ATGTTGGAATTCTGGCAAAAAAGAATGGCGAAAGCCAGGGAACAAAAGGGCTTCTCTTTGATCGAATTGATGATCGTTGTCGCAATCATTGGCGTGCTTTTTGCAGTCCTGGTGCCCCGTCTGGGGAACTCTTCCGATCGCGCTCGGGTTGCCGGTGTGCGCAATGACTTCAAAGCCTTTGAAACGGCAATTCGTTCGTACTACATTGAACACGCCGCTATGCCCTCGGATACGGATATCAGCACTAACAATGTTCTGGAAACTGGCCGTTATCTGGACAACGAGATCGACGAAACGAATGACCCCTGGGGTCATGTCTACACCTATGCGTATACGGCTACAACTACTGCGGATGCTACGGTGACACCCAACCTTCCCGCCGGCACGAGAGCCGCTACCATCGGTTGTGCTGGACCTGCGAACACAGCAGGTACGTATAGAATGATCATCTGGGTTGACACGGCTAACAACAACACGCTGGTAACGTCAACAGCCGGCTTCTAA